ACTTGTCGTTTAGAGGAAAGCTTTTGAAAAATTTCTATTTCATTTTTTGTTAATACTTTAGTAATAAAGTTAGGCTTCGTTTGAATAATCGTTTTCATTCTAACTAATTCTACTATATCAATTCCAATTCCTTTAATCATAAATTTATAAGCATCCTTTATATTTCAAATTATATTTATTTTAACAAATTTTTCTAAAAATGCCACGTATTAACTACTAAATTGTAAATAATTCTATTTTTAATGAGCTGATCAATCATTAGATTGTTTAAAAATGAATAAAAATAGCCTTTTATTAATCTTTAATAAAAGGCTATTTTTATTCATTTGAATTATCATTTATTGGTAGTAATTAATTTGAGTTATCACGAATTACAAAATTACGTTTTTTGTTTTCATTACGCTTTGTATTTGCAGATCTGTTGTTTTTTGTATAACCGCCTCCGCTACGATTATTCTTTCCTCGATAATTATCTTTGCCTTTTCGACTGCGATAATTTCCGTTGGATTGATTATTCTTATTAAATCCTTTTTTGGTTGATGGCAAAGGACGTTCCGGAGTAATTTTAACTGGTACCATATCTGATGGATCCTTAGAAACAACTTTTAATAATAAAGCTACCAAATCTTCTGATGAATATTTTTCCAATAAGTTTTCAGCTGATTTTAGATATTTCTCTAACCCATTTTCTTCCATTTTTTTCTCAATATCTTCAATTGCTGCCCCCAATTGTCCTTTAAACGCTTCTGTTTCGGTTGGTGGACGCAAAGTAGACATACGTTTTTTCGTTAAATCTTCAATCACATGCAAATAGCCCATCTCATTTGGTGTTACAAAAGTAACAGACATACCACCCTTACCAGCACGTCCAGTACGACCAATACGATGAACATAGCTTTCTGGATCTTGTGGAATATCATAATTATAAACATGGGTCACGCCAGAAATATCTAATCCTCTAGCCGCCACATCTGTTGCTACTAAAATGTCCAAATCTCCATTTTTAAAAGCACGTAAAACGCTCATTCGTTTTTGTTGAGAGAGATCACCATGGATTCCTTCTGCTTTATAGCCACGAGTTTCAAGCCCTCTAGCCAATTCATCTACTCTACGTTTTGTTCTACCAAAAACAATGGTCAACTCTGGTGTTTGAACATCCAAAAGACGAGTCATAATATCAAATTTTTCATAATCCTTTGAACGCACGTAGTATTGATCAATTAAATCAGCAGTCATCTCTTTTGCTTTAATTTTAACATGATCAGGATTTTTCATAAATTTTATGCCAATATTTTTAATCGCAGTCGGCATTGTTGCTGAGAATAACAACGTTTGTCGATTTTCAGGAACCTGTGAAATGATTTTTTCAATATCTTCTAAAAAGCCCATATTCAACATTTCATCTGCTTCATCTAAAACTAGTGTTTCAATTACTTCTAATTTTAATGTTCGACGATTTAAATGATCCAATAAACGACCTGGAGTTCCAACAACGATTTGTGGACGTTCTTTTAATGCACGGATTTGTCTACCAATATCAGCACCACCATAAACAGCTTGAATTTTGATCTTCTTATCTCTACCTAAACGATACAATTCTTCTTGAGTTTGAATCGCAAGCTCTCTTGTTGGTGCAATTACCAATCCTTGTAATTTTTGGTTTTTTGTATCAATTTTTTCTAACATTGGTAATCCAAAGGCAGCTGTTTTCCCTGTCCCTGTTTGTGCTTGTCCAATAACATCCTTACCCTTTAAAGCCAATGGAATTGTTTCTGCTTGAATCGGTGTTGCCTCCTCAAAGCCTGAACGTTCAATAGCTAATAATAGTTGTGATGATAATCCTAGTTCTTTAAATTTCAAATGATATCCTCCTATGTATTTTTATTCAATATTCTCTCAGGTGTTTAATTTTCATTAATTAATTGTTTATTTAGAAAAAGATGTCAAATGGCAAAGAGAAAATAACTGACAACCATCTTTCTCAAAGACCGAAAAATCCACCCGCTGAAGCCTATAGGCATTAGAAAAGCCAAACGCCTACCGTTTAGCTTATTATTTATTATCTAAAATAGAAATTCTTATTTCTATTCTCTAAATTATTACTTCAATCTTCCGGCAATAGATTATTTTAACATACTTTGCTATATTTAACAACTATAAAATATAAATATACATTTCTGCTCATTTTTATACTTGCTTTTTATAAATATATTCGCCTATCCTAACCAGATTTAGTGATTAATTATCAATGATCTTCTATTTGCTTAGCTGACGATTTAAACTAGAGACGATTCATTTCTTTTTTTGTTAGTGCCTCTATAACTTCAGTTAATCTCATACCATTACTTCCCTTAACTAATAGTAGATCATTTGGTTGTAGGGTTGCTTTTAAATAGACAATTAAGTGTTCTTTTTCCATT
The genomic region above belongs to Melissococcus plutonius ATCC 35311 and contains:
- the cshA gene encoding degradosome RNA helicase CshA, encoding MKFKELGLSSQLLLAIERSGFEEATPIQAETIPLALKGKDVIGQAQTGTGKTAAFGLPMLEKIDTKNQKLQGLVIAPTRELAIQTQEELYRLGRDKKIKIQAVYGGADIGRQIRALKERPQIVVGTPGRLLDHLNRRTLKLEVIETLVLDEADEMLNMGFLEDIEKIISQVPENRQTLLFSATMPTAIKNIGIKFMKNPDHVKIKAKEMTADLIDQYYVRSKDYEKFDIMTRLLDVQTPELTIVFGRTKRRVDELARGLETRGYKAEGIHGDLSQQKRMSVLRAFKNGDLDILVATDVAARGLDISGVTHVYNYDIPQDPESYVHRIGRTGRAGKGGMSVTFVTPNEMGYLHVIEDLTKKRMSTLRPPTETEAFKGQLGAAIEDIEKKMEENGLEKYLKSAENLLEKYSSEDLVALLLKVVSKDPSDMVPVKITPERPLPSTKKGFNKNNQSNGNYRSRKGKDNYRGKNNRSGGGYTKNNRSANTKRNENKKRNFVIRDNSN